One Malus sylvestris chromosome 14, drMalSylv7.2, whole genome shotgun sequence DNA segment encodes these proteins:
- the LOC126599716 gene encoding AP-3 complex subunit delta-like isoform X3, whose product MAGSSLMENLFQRTLEDLIKGLRLQLIGESAFLSKALDEIRREVKSTDADTKANALHKLTYLSSLHFYDMSFAAFHVVELLSSTRFSHKKIAYHAAAHSFSDDTPVLVLITNQLRKDLTSTNEFEVSLALECLSRIATVDLARDLTPEIFTLLGSGKVFVQKKAIAVLLRVFDKYPDAVRVCFKRLVENLESPDSQIVSVAVGVFCELALREPRSYLPLAPEFYKILVDSKNNWVLIKVLKIFAKLAPLEPRLAKRVVEPVCEHIRRTGAKSLLFECIRTVVTSLSDYESAVKVVVVKIREMLVDDDPNLKYLALQALSVVATKHLWAVLENKEVVIKSLSDVDPNIKLESLRLVMAMVSENNVAEICRVLVNYALKSDPEFCNEILGSILSTCCSDVYEIIVDFDWYVSLLGEMSRIPHCQQGEEIEKQLIDIGMRVKDVRPELVRVSRDMLIDPALLGNPFLHRMLSAAAWLSGQYVEFSINPFELMEALLQPRTTLLPPSIRAVYVQSALKVLLFCLNAYLLQRGNAASSSTFDILVPDVPGLVSERDGPESSSLASCDAPVHCKQDEGFNPRVFNQSFEGLSVEHGGEETATLGQASASSSLKDSFTHESIVNLLNRVELAVVPLTGSYDVEILERARNILCFTELIKRDLLDSPIQKEESLVREGAQASQIIKLMHDAFSNDLGPVSASAQERVPVPDGLVLAENLEDLETIFGDVQLPSLNSFSLGSPQYVERAGFSIPIHESKEEPVPSSESTSLLAEHRKQHGLYYLPSANKEDDYPPANDTKLQHDTNDDDGDLVKLTEQLLLSKKKPNHAKPRPVVVKLDGDQATIANNPRLKEDLLSGTVRDVLLGSDTNPTSSQGQASTKSSSKRKGKEKLNVDSAKENLGGVEKHDQGNPSSRKSKHHSHSKGRRHGSPGKKGDETEENGQKLQQKSNHTHSKHKARQRAEVPLNVVAQKPAVEWGSPTMIDGERRLLASALLDFTNERFVLLSESCIPLFNFTTIYSYLMNASESNIGSYDDPRKVGRGRYNPRMWPEINISDWRKGSQWFEVSRKLAVEIISDNKYYPIFKEHCSPPCYMDEHYIPTLVNIIGPEENSNRSVTWVDWSKSGPHPGRFGRNDVSEVILNQIRFGSNCSCSGNSSANSTTTCSMCFLFARKFMGDTLRPLLQIAPMLLGS is encoded by the exons ATGGCGGGTTCGTCCCTCATGGAAAACCTCTTCCAGCGCACGCTGGAGGACCTAATCAAAGGCCTCCGCCTCCAGCTCATCGGCGAGTCCGCCTTCCTCTCCAAAGCCCTCGACGAAATCCGACGCGAAGTCAAATCCACCGATGCCGACACCAAAGCCAACGCCCTGCACAAGCTCACCTACCTCTCCTCCCTCCACTTCTACGACATGTCCTTCGCCGCCTTCCACGTCGTCGAGCTCCTCTCCTCCACCCGCTTCTCCCACAAGAAGATCGCCTATCACGCCGCCGCCCACTCCTTCTCCGATGACACCCCCGTCCTCGTCCTCATCACCAACCAGCTCCGCAAGGACCTCACCTCCACCAACGAGTTCGAGGTAAGCTTAGCGCTCGAATGCCTTTCTAGAATTGCTACTGTAGATCTTGCTAGGGATTTGACACCTGAGATTTTCACCTTGCTGGGTAGCGGTAAGGTTTTCGTTCAAAAGAAAGCGATCGCCGTGCTTTTGAGGGTGTTTGATAAATACCCAGATGCTGTGAGGGTGTGTTTTAAGCGTTTGGTTGAGAATTTGGAGAGTCCTGACTCGCAGATTGTGTCTGTGGCTGTTGGGGTGTTTTGTGAGCTTGCTTTGAGAGAACCCAGATCGTATCTTCCGTTGGCGCCGGAGTTTTATAAGATCCTGGTTGATTCTAAGAACAATTGGGTTTTGATTAAGGTGTTGAAGATATTTGCAAAGTTGGCCCCTTTAGAACCTAGGTTGGCAAAGAGGGTTGTTGAGCCGGTATGTGAGCATATCAGGAGGACCGGGGCCAAATCGTTGCTGTTTGAGTGTATTAGGACTGTGGTGACCAGTTTGAGTGATTATGAATCTGCAGTGAAGGTGGTGGTTGTCAAAATTCGCGAAATGCTAGTTGACGATGATCCGAATCTTAAGTATCTCGCATTGCAGGCACTTTCCGTTGTTGCAACAAAGCATTTGTGGGCAGTTTTGGAGAATAAGGAGGTTGTGATTAAGTCTTTGAGTGATGTGGATCCGAATATCAAGCTGGAGTCTTTGCGTCTTGTTATGGCAATGGTATCTGAGAATAATGTGGCTGAAATTTGCAGGGTTTTGGTCAATTATGCTCTTAAATCTGATCCAGAGTTTTGCAATGAGATTCTTGGTTCCATTTTATCAACATGCTGCAGTGATGTATATGAGATTATTGTGGACTTCGATTGGTATGTATCACTTTTGGGAGAAATGTCGAGGATCCCGCATTGCCAGCAGGGGGAAGAAATTGAGAAGCAACTTATTGATATTGGTATGAGGGTCAAGGATGTTAGACCAGAGCTTGTTCGGGTTAGTCGTGATATGCTGATTGATCCTGCATTACTTGGTAATCCATTCTTACACAGGATGTTGTCGGCTGCTGCTTGGCTGTCAGGGCAATATGTTGAGTTCTCAATAAACCCATTTGAACTCATGGAGGCACTATTACAACCCCGTACAACTCTCTTGCCACCATCTATAAGAGCGGTATATGTACAGTCTGCTCTCAAAGTTTTACTCTTTTGTCTAAATGCTTACCTTTTGCAGAGGGGGAATGCTGCATCCTCCTCAACTTTTGATATATTGGTGCCAGATGTTCCAGGATTGGTTTCGGAACGAGATGGCCCAGAGAGTTCTAGTTTGGCATCATGTGATGCTCCTGTGCATTGCAAACAGGATGAAGGATTCAACCCGAGGGTTTTTAATCAGTCTTTTGAAGGTCTTTCTGTAGAACATGGTGGGGAGGAAACAGCTACTCTTGGGCAAGCATCTGCATCGTCTTCATTGAAGGATAGTTTCACACATGAATCTATCGTAAACCTTTTAAATCGAGTTGAATTGGCTGTGGTTCCCCTAACAGGAAGCTATGATGTAGAAATACTAGAGAGAGCACGAAATATACTTTGTTTCACCGAGTTGATTAAGCGAGATCTGCTTGATAGTCCAATACAGAAGGAAGAAAGTTTGGTAAGGGAAGGAGCCCAAGCgtctcaaatcatcaaattgATGCATGATGCCTTTTCAAATGATCTAGGTCCTGTCTCGGCAAGTGCTCAAGAAAGAGTTCCTGTACCAGATGGGTTAGTGCTTGCGGAGAATCTTGAAGACTTGGAAACAATCTTCGGTGATGTTCAACTACCTTCATTAAATTCGTTCTCTCTTGGAAGCCCACAGTACGTGGAGAGAGCTGGTTTTTCTATTCCTatccatgaaagcaaagaagagCCAGTGCCATCGAGCGAATCCACATCTCTACTTGCAGAGCACCGTAAGCAGCACGGTTTATATTATCTTCCCTCTGCGAATAAAGAAGATGATTATCCACCTGCCAATGATACTAAATTACAGCATGATACCAATGACGACGACGGAGATCTAGTTAAGCTTACAGAGCAATTACTTCTTTCTAAGAAAAAGCCAAACCATGCAAAGCCTCGGCCTGTGGTGGTGAAATTAGATGGAGATCAAGCAACTATTGCGAACAACCCTCGTCTGAAGGAAGATTTGTTGTCTGGTACCGTGAGAGACGTTCTTTTAGGTAGTGACACCAATCCCACTTCATCCCAAGGTCAAGCATCCACCAAGTCATCGAgtaagagaaaagggaaggagAAACTAAATGTTGATTCTGCTAAAGAAAACTTGGGTGGTGTTGAAAAGCATGATCAAGGAAACCCAAGTTCAAGAAAAAGCAAGCACCATAGTCATAGTAAAGGGAGAAGACACGGAAGCCCGGGGAAAAAAGGAGATGAAACAGAAGAAAATGGTCAGAAATTGCAGCAGAAAAGTAATCATACCCATAGTAAGCACAAAGCTCGACAACGAGCGGAAGTGCCATTGAATGTGGTTGCACAAAAACCG GCGGTTGAATGGGGAAGTCCTACAATGATCGATGGTGAGAGACGCCTGCTAGCAAGTGCCCTCCTTGACTTCACTAACGAGAGATTTGTGCTACTATCCGAGTCTTGCATCCCATTGTTCAACTTCACCACAATATACAGCTACCTCATGAATGCCAGTGAGAGCAATATAGGTTCATACGATGACCCGAGGAAGGTGGGTCGGGGCAGATACAATCCGAGAATGTGGCCTGAAATCAACATATCGGATTGGCGCAAAGGCTCCCAATGGTTCGAGGTCAGCCGGAAGCTGGCAGTTGAGATCATATCAGACAACAAGTACTACCCCATATTCAAAGAGCATTGCAGCCCTCCTTGCTACATGGATGAGCATTACATCCCAACCCTAGTGAACATCATTGGCCCTGAAGAAAACTCGAATCGGAGCGTTACTTGGGTCGATTGGTCCAAAAGTGGTCCTCACCCTGGAAGATTTGGGAGGAATGATGTTTCAGAAGTAATTTTGAATCAGATAAGATTTGGTTCTAATTGCAGTTGTAGTGGTAATAGTAGTGCAAATAGTACTACTACTTGTTCTATGTGTTTTTTGTTCGCTAGGAAGTTCATGGGAGACACTTTGCGGCCTCTCTTGCAAATTGCACCCATGTTGCTAGGTTCCTAG
- the LOC126599716 gene encoding AP-3 complex subunit delta-like isoform X1 — MAGSSLMENLFQRTLEDLIKGLRLQLIGESAFLSKALDEIRREVKSTDADTKANALHKLTYLSSLHFYDMSFAAFHVVELLSSTRFSHKKIAYHAAAHSFSDDTPVLVLITNQLRKDLTSTNEFEVSLALECLSRIATVDLARDLTPEIFTLLGSGKVFVQKKAIAVLLRVFDKYPDAVRVCFKRLVENLESPDSQIVSVAVGVFCELALREPRSYLPLAPEFYKILVDSKNNWVLIKVLKIFAKLAPLEPRLAKRVVEPVCEHIRRTGAKSLLFECIRTVVTSLSDYESAVKVVVVKIREMLVDDDPNLKYLALQALSVVATKHLWAVLENKEVVIKSLSDVDPNIKLESLRLVMAMVSENNVAEICRVLVNYALKSDPEFCNEILGSILSTCCSDVYEIIVDFDWYVSLLGEMSRIPHCQQGEEIEKQLIDIGMRVKDVRPELVRVSRDMLIDPALLGNPFLHRMLSAAAWLSGQYVEFSINPFELMEALLQPRTTLLPPSIRAVYVQSALKVLLFCLNAYLLQRGNAASSSTFDILVPDVPGLVSERDGPESSSLASCDAPVHCKQDEGFNPRVFNQSFEGLSVEHGGEETATLGQASASSSLKDSFTHESIVNLLNRVELAVVPLTGSYDVEILERARNILCFTELIKRDLLDSPIQKEESLVREGAQASQIIKLMHDAFSNDLGPVSASAQERVPVPDGLVLAENLEDLETIFGDVQLPSLNSFSLGSPQYVERAGFSIPIHESKEEPVPSSESTSLLAEHRKQHGLYYLPSANKEDDYPPANDTKLQHDTNDDDGDLVKLTEQLLLSKKKPNHAKPRPVVVKLDGDQATIANNPRLKEDLLSGTVRDVLLGSDTNPTSSQGQASTKSSSKRKGKEKLNVDSAKENLGGVEKHDQGNPSSRKSKHHSHSKGRRHGSPGKKGDETEENGQKLQQKSNHTHSKHKARQRAEVPLNVVAQKPESGTDNVASDTEALLVHKMVDDGELFWRASFVPRIGKFPYNRVPRIAFMFLTKGPIPLAPLWEMFFNGHDGLYNIYLHPHPSYVESWPQNSVFYGRRIPSKAVEWGSPTMIDGERRLLASALLDFTNERFVLLSESCIPLFNFTTIYSYLMNASESNIGSYDDPRKVGRGRYNPRMWPEINISDWRKGSQWFEVSRKLAVEIISDNKYYPIFKEHCSPPCYMDEHYIPTLVNIIGPEENSNRSVTWVDWSKSGPHPGRFGRNDVSEVILNQIRFGSNCSCSGNSSANSTTTCSMCFLFARKFMGDTLRPLLQIAPMLLGS; from the exons ATGGCGGGTTCGTCCCTCATGGAAAACCTCTTCCAGCGCACGCTGGAGGACCTAATCAAAGGCCTCCGCCTCCAGCTCATCGGCGAGTCCGCCTTCCTCTCCAAAGCCCTCGACGAAATCCGACGCGAAGTCAAATCCACCGATGCCGACACCAAAGCCAACGCCCTGCACAAGCTCACCTACCTCTCCTCCCTCCACTTCTACGACATGTCCTTCGCCGCCTTCCACGTCGTCGAGCTCCTCTCCTCCACCCGCTTCTCCCACAAGAAGATCGCCTATCACGCCGCCGCCCACTCCTTCTCCGATGACACCCCCGTCCTCGTCCTCATCACCAACCAGCTCCGCAAGGACCTCACCTCCACCAACGAGTTCGAGGTAAGCTTAGCGCTCGAATGCCTTTCTAGAATTGCTACTGTAGATCTTGCTAGGGATTTGACACCTGAGATTTTCACCTTGCTGGGTAGCGGTAAGGTTTTCGTTCAAAAGAAAGCGATCGCCGTGCTTTTGAGGGTGTTTGATAAATACCCAGATGCTGTGAGGGTGTGTTTTAAGCGTTTGGTTGAGAATTTGGAGAGTCCTGACTCGCAGATTGTGTCTGTGGCTGTTGGGGTGTTTTGTGAGCTTGCTTTGAGAGAACCCAGATCGTATCTTCCGTTGGCGCCGGAGTTTTATAAGATCCTGGTTGATTCTAAGAACAATTGGGTTTTGATTAAGGTGTTGAAGATATTTGCAAAGTTGGCCCCTTTAGAACCTAGGTTGGCAAAGAGGGTTGTTGAGCCGGTATGTGAGCATATCAGGAGGACCGGGGCCAAATCGTTGCTGTTTGAGTGTATTAGGACTGTGGTGACCAGTTTGAGTGATTATGAATCTGCAGTGAAGGTGGTGGTTGTCAAAATTCGCGAAATGCTAGTTGACGATGATCCGAATCTTAAGTATCTCGCATTGCAGGCACTTTCCGTTGTTGCAACAAAGCATTTGTGGGCAGTTTTGGAGAATAAGGAGGTTGTGATTAAGTCTTTGAGTGATGTGGATCCGAATATCAAGCTGGAGTCTTTGCGTCTTGTTATGGCAATGGTATCTGAGAATAATGTGGCTGAAATTTGCAGGGTTTTGGTCAATTATGCTCTTAAATCTGATCCAGAGTTTTGCAATGAGATTCTTGGTTCCATTTTATCAACATGCTGCAGTGATGTATATGAGATTATTGTGGACTTCGATTGGTATGTATCACTTTTGGGAGAAATGTCGAGGATCCCGCATTGCCAGCAGGGGGAAGAAATTGAGAAGCAACTTATTGATATTGGTATGAGGGTCAAGGATGTTAGACCAGAGCTTGTTCGGGTTAGTCGTGATATGCTGATTGATCCTGCATTACTTGGTAATCCATTCTTACACAGGATGTTGTCGGCTGCTGCTTGGCTGTCAGGGCAATATGTTGAGTTCTCAATAAACCCATTTGAACTCATGGAGGCACTATTACAACCCCGTACAACTCTCTTGCCACCATCTATAAGAGCGGTATATGTACAGTCTGCTCTCAAAGTTTTACTCTTTTGTCTAAATGCTTACCTTTTGCAGAGGGGGAATGCTGCATCCTCCTCAACTTTTGATATATTGGTGCCAGATGTTCCAGGATTGGTTTCGGAACGAGATGGCCCAGAGAGTTCTAGTTTGGCATCATGTGATGCTCCTGTGCATTGCAAACAGGATGAAGGATTCAACCCGAGGGTTTTTAATCAGTCTTTTGAAGGTCTTTCTGTAGAACATGGTGGGGAGGAAACAGCTACTCTTGGGCAAGCATCTGCATCGTCTTCATTGAAGGATAGTTTCACACATGAATCTATCGTAAACCTTTTAAATCGAGTTGAATTGGCTGTGGTTCCCCTAACAGGAAGCTATGATGTAGAAATACTAGAGAGAGCACGAAATATACTTTGTTTCACCGAGTTGATTAAGCGAGATCTGCTTGATAGTCCAATACAGAAGGAAGAAAGTTTGGTAAGGGAAGGAGCCCAAGCgtctcaaatcatcaaattgATGCATGATGCCTTTTCAAATGATCTAGGTCCTGTCTCGGCAAGTGCTCAAGAAAGAGTTCCTGTACCAGATGGGTTAGTGCTTGCGGAGAATCTTGAAGACTTGGAAACAATCTTCGGTGATGTTCAACTACCTTCATTAAATTCGTTCTCTCTTGGAAGCCCACAGTACGTGGAGAGAGCTGGTTTTTCTATTCCTatccatgaaagcaaagaagagCCAGTGCCATCGAGCGAATCCACATCTCTACTTGCAGAGCACCGTAAGCAGCACGGTTTATATTATCTTCCCTCTGCGAATAAAGAAGATGATTATCCACCTGCCAATGATACTAAATTACAGCATGATACCAATGACGACGACGGAGATCTAGTTAAGCTTACAGAGCAATTACTTCTTTCTAAGAAAAAGCCAAACCATGCAAAGCCTCGGCCTGTGGTGGTGAAATTAGATGGAGATCAAGCAACTATTGCGAACAACCCTCGTCTGAAGGAAGATTTGTTGTCTGGTACCGTGAGAGACGTTCTTTTAGGTAGTGACACCAATCCCACTTCATCCCAAGGTCAAGCATCCACCAAGTCATCGAgtaagagaaaagggaaggagAAACTAAATGTTGATTCTGCTAAAGAAAACTTGGGTGGTGTTGAAAAGCATGATCAAGGAAACCCAAGTTCAAGAAAAAGCAAGCACCATAGTCATAGTAAAGGGAGAAGACACGGAAGCCCGGGGAAAAAAGGAGATGAAACAGAAGAAAATGGTCAGAAATTGCAGCAGAAAAGTAATCATACCCATAGTAAGCACAAAGCTCGACAACGAGCGGAAGTGCCATTGAATGTGGTTGCACAAAAACCG GAATCAGGTACTGATAACGTTGCATCGGATACTGAGGCACTTTTGGTGCACAAGATGGTTGATGATGGTGAGTTGTTCTGGAGAGCATCTTTTGTTCCAAGGATTGGAAAGTTTCCATATAACCGTGTGCCTAGAATTGCcttcatgtttttgacaaaGGGGCCCATACCTTTGGCCCCATTGTGGGAAATGTTCTTCAATGGCCATGATGGACTTTACAACATATATCTCCACCCTCATCCTTCATATGTTGAGTCATGGCCTCAAAATTCTGTTTTCTATGGAAGGAGAATTCCAAGCAAG GCGGTTGAATGGGGAAGTCCTACAATGATCGATGGTGAGAGACGCCTGCTAGCAAGTGCCCTCCTTGACTTCACTAACGAGAGATTTGTGCTACTATCCGAGTCTTGCATCCCATTGTTCAACTTCACCACAATATACAGCTACCTCATGAATGCCAGTGAGAGCAATATAGGTTCATACGATGACCCGAGGAAGGTGGGTCGGGGCAGATACAATCCGAGAATGTGGCCTGAAATCAACATATCGGATTGGCGCAAAGGCTCCCAATGGTTCGAGGTCAGCCGGAAGCTGGCAGTTGAGATCATATCAGACAACAAGTACTACCCCATATTCAAAGAGCATTGCAGCCCTCCTTGCTACATGGATGAGCATTACATCCCAACCCTAGTGAACATCATTGGCCCTGAAGAAAACTCGAATCGGAGCGTTACTTGGGTCGATTGGTCCAAAAGTGGTCCTCACCCTGGAAGATTTGGGAGGAATGATGTTTCAGAAGTAATTTTGAATCAGATAAGATTTGGTTCTAATTGCAGTTGTAGTGGTAATAGTAGTGCAAATAGTACTACTACTTGTTCTATGTGTTTTTTGTTCGCTAGGAAGTTCATGGGAGACACTTTGCGGCCTCTCTTGCAAATTGCACCCATGTTGCTAGGTTCCTAG
- the LOC126599716 gene encoding AP-3 complex subunit delta-like isoform X2, translating to MAGSSLMENLFQRTLEDLIKGLRLQLIGESAFLSKALDEIRREVKSTDADTKANALHKLTYLSSLHFYDMSFAAFHVVELLSSTRFSHKKIAYHAAAHSFSDDTPVLVLITNQLRKDLTSTNEFEVSLALECLSRIATVDLARDLTPEIFTLLGSGKVFVQKKAIAVLLRVFDKYPDAVRVCFKRLVENLESPDSQIVSVAVGVFCELALREPRSYLPLAPEFYKILVDSKNNWVLIKVLKIFAKLAPLEPRLAKRVVEPVCEHIRRTGAKSLLFECIRTVVTSLSDYESAVKVVVVKIREMLVDDDPNLKYLALQALSVVATKHLWAVLENKEVVIKSLSDVDPNIKLESLRLVMAMVSENNVAEICRVLVNYALKSDPEFCNEILGSILSTCCSDVYEIIVDFDWYVSLLGEMSRIPHCQQGEEIEKQLIDIGMRVKDVRPELVRVSRDMLIDPALLGNPFLHRMLSAAAWLSGQYVEFSINPFELMEALLQPRTTLLPPSIRAVYVQSALKVLLFCLNAYLLQRGNAASSSTFDILVPDVPGLVSERDGPESSSLASCDAPVHCKQDEGFNPRVFNQSFEGLSVEHGGEETATLGQASASSSLKDSFTHESIVNLLNRVELAVVPLTGSYDVEILERARNILCFTELIKRDLLDSPIQKEESLVREGAQASQIIKLMHDAFSNDLGPVSASAQERVPVPDGLVLAENLEDLETIFGDVQLPSLNSFSLGSPQYVERAGFSIPIHESKEEPVPSSESTSLLAEHRKQHGLYYLPSANKEDDYPPANDTKLQHDTNDDDGDLVKLTEQLLLSKKKPNHAKPRPVVVKLDGDQATIANNPRLKEDLLSGTVRDVLLGSDTNPTSSQGQASTKSSSKRKGKEKLNVDSAKENLGGVEKHDQGNPSSRKSKHHSHSKGRRHGSPGKKGDETEENGQKLQQKSNHTHSKHKARQRAEVPLNVVAQKPESGTDNVASDTEALLVHKMVDDGELFWRASFVPRIGKFPYNRVPRIAFMFLTKGPIPLAPLWEMFFNGHDGLYNIYLHPHPSYVESWPQNSVFYGRRIPSKAVEWGSPTMIDGERRLLASALLDFTNERFVLLSESCIPLFNFTTIYSYLMNASESNIGSYDDPRKVGRGRYNPRMWPEINISDWRKGSQWFEVSRKLAVEIISDNKYYPIFKEHCSPPCYMDEHYIPTLVNIIGPEENSNRSVTWVDWSKSGPHPGRFGRNDVSE from the exons ATGGCGGGTTCGTCCCTCATGGAAAACCTCTTCCAGCGCACGCTGGAGGACCTAATCAAAGGCCTCCGCCTCCAGCTCATCGGCGAGTCCGCCTTCCTCTCCAAAGCCCTCGACGAAATCCGACGCGAAGTCAAATCCACCGATGCCGACACCAAAGCCAACGCCCTGCACAAGCTCACCTACCTCTCCTCCCTCCACTTCTACGACATGTCCTTCGCCGCCTTCCACGTCGTCGAGCTCCTCTCCTCCACCCGCTTCTCCCACAAGAAGATCGCCTATCACGCCGCCGCCCACTCCTTCTCCGATGACACCCCCGTCCTCGTCCTCATCACCAACCAGCTCCGCAAGGACCTCACCTCCACCAACGAGTTCGAGGTAAGCTTAGCGCTCGAATGCCTTTCTAGAATTGCTACTGTAGATCTTGCTAGGGATTTGACACCTGAGATTTTCACCTTGCTGGGTAGCGGTAAGGTTTTCGTTCAAAAGAAAGCGATCGCCGTGCTTTTGAGGGTGTTTGATAAATACCCAGATGCTGTGAGGGTGTGTTTTAAGCGTTTGGTTGAGAATTTGGAGAGTCCTGACTCGCAGATTGTGTCTGTGGCTGTTGGGGTGTTTTGTGAGCTTGCTTTGAGAGAACCCAGATCGTATCTTCCGTTGGCGCCGGAGTTTTATAAGATCCTGGTTGATTCTAAGAACAATTGGGTTTTGATTAAGGTGTTGAAGATATTTGCAAAGTTGGCCCCTTTAGAACCTAGGTTGGCAAAGAGGGTTGTTGAGCCGGTATGTGAGCATATCAGGAGGACCGGGGCCAAATCGTTGCTGTTTGAGTGTATTAGGACTGTGGTGACCAGTTTGAGTGATTATGAATCTGCAGTGAAGGTGGTGGTTGTCAAAATTCGCGAAATGCTAGTTGACGATGATCCGAATCTTAAGTATCTCGCATTGCAGGCACTTTCCGTTGTTGCAACAAAGCATTTGTGGGCAGTTTTGGAGAATAAGGAGGTTGTGATTAAGTCTTTGAGTGATGTGGATCCGAATATCAAGCTGGAGTCTTTGCGTCTTGTTATGGCAATGGTATCTGAGAATAATGTGGCTGAAATTTGCAGGGTTTTGGTCAATTATGCTCTTAAATCTGATCCAGAGTTTTGCAATGAGATTCTTGGTTCCATTTTATCAACATGCTGCAGTGATGTATATGAGATTATTGTGGACTTCGATTGGTATGTATCACTTTTGGGAGAAATGTCGAGGATCCCGCATTGCCAGCAGGGGGAAGAAATTGAGAAGCAACTTATTGATATTGGTATGAGGGTCAAGGATGTTAGACCAGAGCTTGTTCGGGTTAGTCGTGATATGCTGATTGATCCTGCATTACTTGGTAATCCATTCTTACACAGGATGTTGTCGGCTGCTGCTTGGCTGTCAGGGCAATATGTTGAGTTCTCAATAAACCCATTTGAACTCATGGAGGCACTATTACAACCCCGTACAACTCTCTTGCCACCATCTATAAGAGCGGTATATGTACAGTCTGCTCTCAAAGTTTTACTCTTTTGTCTAAATGCTTACCTTTTGCAGAGGGGGAATGCTGCATCCTCCTCAACTTTTGATATATTGGTGCCAGATGTTCCAGGATTGGTTTCGGAACGAGATGGCCCAGAGAGTTCTAGTTTGGCATCATGTGATGCTCCTGTGCATTGCAAACAGGATGAAGGATTCAACCCGAGGGTTTTTAATCAGTCTTTTGAAGGTCTTTCTGTAGAACATGGTGGGGAGGAAACAGCTACTCTTGGGCAAGCATCTGCATCGTCTTCATTGAAGGATAGTTTCACACATGAATCTATCGTAAACCTTTTAAATCGAGTTGAATTGGCTGTGGTTCCCCTAACAGGAAGCTATGATGTAGAAATACTAGAGAGAGCACGAAATATACTTTGTTTCACCGAGTTGATTAAGCGAGATCTGCTTGATAGTCCAATACAGAAGGAAGAAAGTTTGGTAAGGGAAGGAGCCCAAGCgtctcaaatcatcaaattgATGCATGATGCCTTTTCAAATGATCTAGGTCCTGTCTCGGCAAGTGCTCAAGAAAGAGTTCCTGTACCAGATGGGTTAGTGCTTGCGGAGAATCTTGAAGACTTGGAAACAATCTTCGGTGATGTTCAACTACCTTCATTAAATTCGTTCTCTCTTGGAAGCCCACAGTACGTGGAGAGAGCTGGTTTTTCTATTCCTatccatgaaagcaaagaagagCCAGTGCCATCGAGCGAATCCACATCTCTACTTGCAGAGCACCGTAAGCAGCACGGTTTATATTATCTTCCCTCTGCGAATAAAGAAGATGATTATCCACCTGCCAATGATACTAAATTACAGCATGATACCAATGACGACGACGGAGATCTAGTTAAGCTTACAGAGCAATTACTTCTTTCTAAGAAAAAGCCAAACCATGCAAAGCCTCGGCCTGTGGTGGTGAAATTAGATGGAGATCAAGCAACTATTGCGAACAACCCTCGTCTGAAGGAAGATTTGTTGTCTGGTACCGTGAGAGACGTTCTTTTAGGTAGTGACACCAATCCCACTTCATCCCAAGGTCAAGCATCCACCAAGTCATCGAgtaagagaaaagggaaggagAAACTAAATGTTGATTCTGCTAAAGAAAACTTGGGTGGTGTTGAAAAGCATGATCAAGGAAACCCAAGTTCAAGAAAAAGCAAGCACCATAGTCATAGTAAAGGGAGAAGACACGGAAGCCCGGGGAAAAAAGGAGATGAAACAGAAGAAAATGGTCAGAAATTGCAGCAGAAAAGTAATCATACCCATAGTAAGCACAAAGCTCGACAACGAGCGGAAGTGCCATTGAATGTGGTTGCACAAAAACCG GAATCAGGTACTGATAACGTTGCATCGGATACTGAGGCACTTTTGGTGCACAAGATGGTTGATGATGGTGAGTTGTTCTGGAGAGCATCTTTTGTTCCAAGGATTGGAAAGTTTCCATATAACCGTGTGCCTAGAATTGCcttcatgtttttgacaaaGGGGCCCATACCTTTGGCCCCATTGTGGGAAATGTTCTTCAATGGCCATGATGGACTTTACAACATATATCTCCACCCTCATCCTTCATATGTTGAGTCATGGCCTCAAAATTCTGTTTTCTATGGAAGGAGAATTCCAAGCAAG GCGGTTGAATGGGGAAGTCCTACAATGATCGATGGTGAGAGACGCCTGCTAGCAAGTGCCCTCCTTGACTTCACTAACGAGAGATTTGTGCTACTATCCGAGTCTTGCATCCCATTGTTCAACTTCACCACAATATACAGCTACCTCATGAATGCCAGTGAGAGCAATATAGGTTCATACGATGACCCGAGGAAGGTGGGTCGGGGCAGATACAATCCGAGAATGTGGCCTGAAATCAACATATCGGATTGGCGCAAAGGCTCCCAATGGTTCGAGGTCAGCCGGAAGCTGGCAGTTGAGATCATATCAGACAACAAGTACTACCCCATATTCAAAGAGCATTGCAGCCCTCCTTGCTACATGGATGAGCATTACATCCCAACCCTAGTGAACATCATTGGCCCTGAAGAAAACTCGAATCGGAGCGTTACTTGGGTCGATTGGTCCAAAAGTGGTCCTCACCCTGGAAGATTTGGGAGGAATGATGTTTCAGAA taa